In Schizosaccharomyces osmophilus chromosome 1, complete sequence, the genomic window TATAGATTAATAAATGTCTAGAAATATTATCAATATTATGGGTTCCCTGCTATGCTATCCGTATTTTCGTATggcaaaaaaatgaaaagagtCATTTGTTATGAGAAAAACTACAGACTATATGGTAGATAATTAGATTCACTTAAGGTAAGAGGATTGATACACAAGGAAGCATTTTTTTAACACCCAAATCTGTATTCCTTATGATCTTTACTACCTTTTCCTTAGAAATTAGTTCAAGTATCGTAGAAGGCTTTTaagcttttattttacagCGTTCAAAAAGTTCCATGAAACAATGGAAGCTAATTGAATTCGGATATCCCTGACAAGCTTAGAGTCCGATATATTCCTTTCATGGTCTTCCAAGCAAGCAATGCAGTCAAATGCGCTTGCCAAAGAAATCGTTTGATGATTCTTTGTATTTCTAGTAAATTCAAGCAACTCCTTCAAGAGTTTTTCTTGATAAAAATTAGGAGAATTAATCATTTTTAATACCCCGATAAGCAATTCACCTGCTTGACGAGAATCTTCGCTTTCtttacaaagaaagtatTGATGAATAGCAGCGGCAGGAGAAAGAATAGAAGCCAATGTTGAAGCACATATGCGAGGAGAGCTCAGCAAATCATATAAAGTCTCGTCTTCTGCAGCATCTATTggattttggttttcgaGACAGAGATTAAAAATTTCCCAAGTTACTCTGTTCATTGTAGTATAATCACAAGCCTTGTCTAATATAATCAATGCTTCACCATAAGCACCCTCTGCAATTAGGTTCGTTGCCCAATGAGACATAACGCTTTGTGCTTCTACCTGTAGATCCAATTCATGGCATATAGTTAAAgcttcatctttttcaacaataTTATGTAACGGGACTCTGGAAATTAAGGATTTTATGCGCTGATGTCCGTAACCCGGAACATGCTTCCAGTAGGCGAAAGCAACCTGCCAAATACCCTTTGTTTCCAAGATAGTTTCACCGTATTCAAGTAAGAGATGTTCGCGGAGGGTCACGGGGAGCTCTTCTGTGAAATATTCCTTAATATATCCGGTTTTATGTAAAAAATCAGCCAAGTGAACAGCGAAACCGACATCCAACATGTAAGAATGTTGAATAGCATCCAATGGTTGATTGTTGCACAATGCAACgcaaagcttttcaaattccaaAGTAGAGTCTCCATAAAAATGTGAGTCTTGTGCAGTTGACATTTGATACAAAATAGATACTTGGGCTGGGTTTTTACAATCCAAAGGATCATACAAAAATGCTAAAGCAGAAAAGTACTCTTGCCAGTAACTACAATTCGCTTTAATTTCCTCCTTGTTACCACTAAGAATGTttaacaaagaaagtaaacTTTGTTGAACCTCAGTTGGTATATCACCACGATTCATTATAGTTTGACGGAGATGTGCTATCCGCGAACGCCAAACTTTCCATCGTTTCTCAAAATCAAAGGTTGATCGAATGGACTTTTGATGCAGGCATGGGCAATACTTCAAAATATCTACAAGATCACTTATCGTGTTTTCCAGAGTAGGTAATTCCTTGACCAATGCTGAAGACTCTAAACAAGAAATAGTTTGTTGAAATAGGCCGCGGATTGCAGTCTTGTTCacataaaaccaaaaggaAGGGTGTTGAAAAGGAATACGGTAGGTCATGATTTCCAGTCCATCTTCAGCTATGGGTTGAGGGTCGTAAGAGTTAACCCAGTCCATGATAGCTGTTGCTAGAGTGTATGgagaggaagaaggaaaataaattgcCTCCGCGCAACGCCATGCAGATTCAATTTCCCAGAGAGTATCCAGAGAAGGCTGGAGCTCTTTCTGTCCATTGTTAATTTGGGTTTGAAAGCATTCTAAGACTTGATTAATCTTTGATCGAAATAAAGAGCtaatttttccataaaaCTGAACGAGTACCAATTGGTTCAATTCATCATTCATGGTAGGCTTCAAAGAAACGTCTTGCAATTCTTCCCACAATTCGTACCATGAAATCAATAATTCTGTAGGCTCAATCAGCGGAGAAGGTTGTTGAATTTCATAAATGTTTCcttctgcttcttcaaaaggGCCTGAAGATTTTGCATCATCTAAAGTCGACTGCTTGCTTGTAATAAAAGTAGATCCTCTGAGGGTATATGGATGCAAAGTAAATCCCGCAGTACGTTCATTTGATGACCAAGTAGAGAGATTGCCGGATTCTATGGGAGCATCCTCAAAGTGGTAAATAGTATTAATAGCGTCCTCAGGTGTATTCATAATTCTTTACACGTGTGTTTTGGAACGTCAACTCgagaggaaaaaataaaaatgatggttggaaaaataatataaaacGATCAATTCATGAAAGCCAGATGAATCGTGAAATaacgaaatgaaaaacaagaaagtgCCTTTAGGCCAGGAGGAAGGGTTTCCAAAAAACTTAGTACTGTTCTCTATAATATTATAAAGAActgcaaaaaagaaaagatgatGGACTCACAAACGAGGCTAGAAGCAAGTGTTCAAAGTGCAGTAGGAAAAGAGTTGTTACGTGGAGCTAgtaaaagcaaagcatGGACGAGACGCTGACCTAAAGTTTGGATTGGCAACCAGAATCAGCTTGATAATAGTTTtaattagaaaaataagaaaaaagtgagttgtttttgttttttctttgcgtACGCTGATGTGGATATTTGTTTCGTTGGCTTTTACGAACACTGACCGTTTAGTCTTCCTCTATTTCTTTGCGTCCTGTCTCCTACACACATAATGTAAATTTGATTGAATCgaactaaaagaaaaaacaatggcCTATGCTTGTGAAttgatttgattgtttGTTTCCAGATCCCATCATTGCCATgaagtttttcaagttgaggaaagaaaattcaataatAATTACTTGCGAAAATCTAGGATCAGATCGCGAAGCAATTCTCTTGAGAAGAGAATGCAAGACTTGTTCAACAACTATGCGACCATTTAACCCGAGGTGAACGCGGTAAGGGAACCCGTATTTTTTAACcgtttcaatttcattttcaaaagttacaaaaaatgaaaaggtaTGCTTTCTACTGTTGTCTGTTAGCCCCTAGCTGCAATAGATCTCATCCTTGCATGCGCTCGGTGTCTCACTAGACATTGAACAGTGAAGTCAGTGTCAATGTTTTACTCTtaaaaaatctttcatAAAAGGCAAAAGAATGTCCCAACTCTTCATGCTCTTGTGATTTTGCACCAATCTAGTACCGCAAAAACgatggaaaagcaaagttcCAGCAATCACCTCAAACTAGTTCTAAATCAGgaaaactctttttctcttcttctttcgtACAGCAGCTTTATGAAGGAGTCGCATTGTgatgaatcaaaaaaaaaaaaaaaaaaaccgaCATGCCATGTCATAACATCCAAGTAATCTTGATCAGATAAATTTAGCGAGTAATTCACAACAAGTGAATGAATCAGTGTCTCTGCACGTTTACTTCTGTATGAAAAACCAAGAccaatttccttttattttgttttgttaaataaataaaaaatttattggcatacaaggaaaagagGTGGTATTGTTCATTAGATTGCGTAATTCGAAGAGAAGGCATCATTTGGTAAATTTTTTTACCAGGActataactttttttagGGACTGCgcaagttttctttttgtttcctctctcctttcttctatggtttgttttccttcttaCAAATTTCCCTTAGTTGGCTTTCGTACTGCTAGAATGAAATTAGGATCAGGCTTCTATAGATACTTGGTGCAAGATTACCAAAACATATGGATGGTATCCATCATGGGTACTGCCATTTCTGCTAATATTTTGTATAGTTTTCCTTATAGTGCACAATGGCTGCGCATTTGTTCGTATATTATGTTTGGGTGCGCTCTAATAAGCTTTTTTCTTAACACaatcatctttttcttcaaatatgtCGTCTACAGATCGCATTTACCAAAGCGAAAGACGTTTTACAATGTGGCCGATACTTTGTGTTTAGGTTGCTATGCTATGGGATTATCAAGTATTATTAATATGTTGTGCTATTTGAGTAACCCTTCATCCTCGCCGCAGAATTGGGtcaatttcatttatattGTTTGGATCTTTAATATTGTGATGTCTTTTTATACCTCGTGGGTGATATTTTCGTTCGTGTTTACCAAACGAGTAAGCTTTCAGTTTTCTACCCTCTTGGGAAACATCGTACTTCCTTTCGTCCCGTTGACGGTTGCTTCTGCATCTGGCACCGTCGTACTTCAGACCTTTTGGTCTCGCTTGAGCCGcacaatttttttaaataccATCATCACATGCTATATTTGTTGGGCCAATGCCGTTTCGGTGGGCTTTTGTGTTATTGGTATCATCATATGGAGATTAATTTTCTACAAATATCCAGATAGTCCTGTTGCCTTTACCCAGTTTGTCCCTATTGGTGTGCTTGGTCAAGGTGCTTTTGGAATTATAATGCAGGCACTAAATATCGAGACGTATGCACATAACTACCTGCAAAATATTTCGTCTATTCAAATTTATACCAATGTCCTGTTGATCATTTCAGGATTTGTATCTCTGTTTTTAATCTCTCTTGCCtattttcttacttttgTCGCTTTCTTTGCTGTTTTCACTCATGGGGTGCGGCACGAGTTTACAGTTGTATGGTGGACTATTACTTTCCCATTGGGTACTATGTCGATCTCTAATTCAAAGCTTGGTGAAGTAGCTCACCTGACCTTTTTCCGTGTGCTAGGTGCCATTTACGGTGTTGCCTGCATCCTAATTACCATTGTTTGTATATTTGGAAGCCTCTATTTGGGCGTCCTAAAGTTTCGCAGAGAGTTTTCTCAAGATAATCTAGACAACCCGTTACCTGCAGCTGTCAAACATGAGGTAAAAAGCTCTTCCAGCGGACACTCTTCCTAAGTGCGTAAACTACAGGATTCcctcttgcttttctaccaaaaaccaaaacctTCCTTTAGTCCTTTCAGGGCGAACGCTCTCCATAAGCTCCATATGTATTTGATGACTAAAACaaggatgaaaaagattgaCACAATCAAAAAGATCCATCACGAAGTAGAGGTGGATTTGTTGTTGCAAAAGCAcggttctttttttagacCAAAGAACAAAACCTCTCCGTCTttctatttgtttatttatatttatattaataaaaattctAATTTTGAGGCTCTATTCATGTATTAAACAACGAACTAACCTAGTTACGATGCGTATACTAaatttcctcttttgtttacatgatAAACACGACATTAGTCTactcattttctttgttgattACTGTAGTGAGAAAGACTAGCAAGTCGCTATATAAAATTCCGAGTCTGCATATTGTATGATACCTGCTTTTCGTATTTCGTCCAGCCTCCTAATATTCACTCCAGTTTATTACTCACG contains:
- the nup85 gene encoding nucleoporin Nup85; its protein translation is MNTPEDAINTIYHFEDAPIESGNLSTWSSNERTAGFTLHPYTLRGSTFITSKQSTLDDAKSSGPFEEAEGNIYEIQQPSPLIEPTELLISWYELWEELQDVSLKPTMNDELNQLVLVQFYGKISSLFRSKINQVLECFQTQINNGQKELQPSLDTLWEIESAWRCAEAIYFPSSSPYTLATAIMDWVNSYDPQPIAEDGLEIMTYRIPFQHPSFWFYVNKTAIRGLFQQTISCLESSALVKELPTLENTISDLVDILKYCPCLHQKSIRSTFDFEKRWKVWRSRIAHLRQTIMNRGDIPTEVQQSLLSLLNILSGNKEEIKANCSYWQEYFSALAFLYDPLDCKNPAQVSILYQMSTAQDSHFYGDSTLEFEKLCVALCNNQPLDAIQHSYMLDVGFAVHLADFLHKTGYIKEYFTEELPVTLREHLLLEYGETILETKGIWQVAFAYWKHVPGYGHQRIKSLISRVPLHNIVEKDEALTICHELDLQVEAQSVMSHWATNLIAEGAYGEALIILDKACDYTTMNRVTWEIFNLCLENQNPIDAAEDETLYDLLSSPRICASTLASILSPAAAIHQYFLCKESEDSRQAGELLIGVLKMINSPNFYQEKLLKELLEFTRNTKNHQTISLASAFDCIACLEDHERNISDSKLVRDIRIQLASIVSWNFLNAVK
- a CDS encoding transmembrane transporter → MVCFPSYKFPLVGFRTARMKLGSGFYRYLVQDYQNIWMVSIMGTAISANILYSFPYSAQWLRICSYIMFGCALISFFLNTIIFFFKYVVYRSHLPKRKTFYNVADTLCLGCYAMGLSSIINMLCYLSNPSSSPQNWVNFIYIVWIFNIVMSFYTSWVIFSFVFTKRVSFQFSTLLGNIVLPFVPLTVASASGTVVLQTFWSRLSRTIFLNTIITCYICWANAVSVGFCVIGIIIWRLIFYKYPDSPVAFTQFVPIGVLGQGAFGIIMQALNIETYAHNYLQNISSIQIYTNVLLIISGFVSLFLISLAYFLTFVAFFAVFTHGVRHEFTVVWWTITFPLGTMSISNSKLGEVAHLTFFRVLGAIYGVACILITIVCIFGSLYLGVLKFRREFSQDNLDNPLPAAVKHEVKSSSSGHSS